In the Pseudanabaena sp. PCC 7367 genome, one interval contains:
- a CDS encoding glycine betaine ABC transporter substrate-binding protein — translation MRRFKQTIGLLLTMLVVTVAIVACNDQTNQAKAIVVGSKNFTESIILGELIAQQIEASTDLEVKRRLNLGGTFICHQAITTGELDIYPEYTGTAFVAILKNEPSSNADAVASQLQKQYQEDFQLTWLPSFGFANNQAIVIRGEDARQFAIATISDVTAYTPEWQAGFDFEFIERKDGLDGLLSTYEMVFAGTPKTMDYSLTYRALADGQVDLISVGTTDALIESLDLVVLKDDRNYFPTYTAAPVVRLDTLAEHPELEPALSSLAGRLDAVEMRRLNYLVDVEEQDVKQVVSDFLATL, via the coding sequence ATGAGAAGGTTTAAACAAACAATCGGTTTGCTGCTAACCATGCTTGTAGTGACTGTGGCGATCGTGGCTTGTAATGATCAGACCAACCAGGCTAAGGCGATCGTAGTTGGTTCCAAAAACTTTACCGAGAGTATTATTCTAGGTGAATTGATTGCTCAGCAAATCGAAGCCAGCACGGATTTAGAAGTGAAACGGCGCTTGAATCTGGGCGGTACTTTCATTTGCCATCAGGCGATCACCACCGGTGAGCTAGATATTTATCCCGAATATACGGGCACTGCTTTTGTGGCGATCCTGAAGAATGAACCGAGCAGCAACGCTGATGCGGTAGCCTCGCAACTGCAAAAACAATACCAAGAGGATTTTCAGCTTACCTGGCTGCCCTCGTTTGGGTTTGCCAACAATCAAGCGATCGTGATTCGGGGGGAAGATGCCCGCCAATTTGCGATCGCAACTATTTCCGATGTCACTGCCTATACACCTGAGTGGCAAGCTGGGTTTGACTTTGAATTCATTGAACGCAAAGACGGCCTGGATGGATTGCTGAGTACCTATGAAATGGTCTTTGCTGGTACGCCCAAAACAATGGACTACAGCCTTACCTATCGTGCCCTGGCAGATGGGCAGGTGGATCTAATCTCCGTTGGCACTACCGACGCTTTGATCGAATCGTTAGATTTAGTAGTGCTCAAAGACGATCGCAACTACTTCCCCACCTATACCGCCGCCCCGGTTGTGCGTTTAGACACATTGGCAGAACATCCAGAATTGGAACCAGCCCTGAGCAGTTTGGCGGGTCGGCTTGATGCGGTGGAAATGCGGCGCTTGAACTACTTGGTGGATGTAGAAGAACAGGATGTCAAACAGGTGGTAAGTGATTTTTTAGCCACATTGTAA